ATTTGTGTCATCAAAAGATGGCACAAAAATCCCAATGATTATAACGCACAAAAAAGGCTTAGAAAAAAACGGCAAAAACCCAACTATTCTTTACGGCTATGGTGGATTTAACATCAGTCTTACCCCAAGTTTTAGCATTACAAATGTAGTTTGGATGGAGCAAGGGGGTATCCTTGCCATTCCCAACTTGCGCGGCGGTGGTGAATACGGCAAAACCTGGCATACCGATGGTATACAACAAAAAAAACAAAACGTTTTCGACGACTTTATCGCGGCTGCGGAACACCTAATTGATAATAACTATACGGCATCAAAATATTTAGCCATTAGAGGCGGATCTAACGGCGGCTTATTGGTTGGCGCCACCATGACCCAGCGGCCTGATTTAGCCAAAGTGGCCTTACCTGCCGTTGGAGTTTTAGACATGCTACGCTATCATACATTTACCGCTGGTGCAGGTTGGGCTTACGATTATGGCACAGCCGAAGACAGTAAAGCCATGTTTGAATACCTAAAAGGATATTCACCATTGCACAACATTAAAAAAGGTATTGAATATCCAGCAACGCTAATTACAACGGCCGACCACGACGACCGAGTAGTACCGGCACACAGTTTTAAGTTCGCTGCCGAACTGCAAAGCAAACAAAACGGCAAAAACCCTACCTTAATACGAATTGAAACCAACGCTGGCCACGGCGCAGGCACCCCTGTTAACAAAACCATAGAACAATATGCCGATATTTTTGGCTTTACATTGTTCAATATGAACATTAAAAGTCTAAAGAAAGGTTGATTTTCTTTAACTTGCATCCATATGCTAAATGTAAAAAACTTAACTTTTTCTTATAAAAATACACCTGTATTAAAAGGTGTTTCCTTTAAGGCGCAAGCCGGCGAAAACCTAGCTATTATTGGTGAAAGTGGCGTGGGAAAAAGTACTTTGTTAAAAGTATTGTATGGCGAATACGATTTGGATGAAGGGCATATTTTTTGGAAAGATATTGAAATTTTAGGTCCAAAATTTAATTTGGTTGTTGGTTACGATTTTATTAAGTATGTGGCTCAGGAATTCGATTTGATGCCTGTTACATCTGTTGAAGAAAATATAGCCAAACATCTATCACGTTTTTTCCCTGAAGAAAGCCAAAAACGCGTTAACGAATTAATTAAAGTAGTAGAACTTGAAGCCTTTGCAAAAACTAAAGTTAAACGCTTGAGCGGCGGGCAAAAACAACGTGTGGCCTTGGCTAGAGCACTGGCCAAACAACCTGAAATTTTACTTCTCGACGAACCCTTTAGCCATATAGACAACTTTAAAAAGCAGAGCTTAAGGCGTAGCGTTTTTAAATATTTAAAAGAAAACAACATAACGTGCATAGTAGCCACCCACGATAAAAACGATGTTTTGGGTTTTGCAGATAATATAATGGTTTTAAACAACCAAAATATTGAAGCTTATAACACACCCGAAAATCTATATCAAAACCCTAAAACACCATTAATCGCCTCTTTTTTTGGGGAGTTCAATGTCATTGATGGTCAAATTGTTTATGCACATCAGTTAAAAATAGTTCAGCATTCTAAATTAATGGCAATTGTTATATGCAGCTATTTTAAAGGAAGCTCCTTTTTAATTGAAGCCGATTTAGATGGTGAAACGGTATTTTTTGAGCATGAATTAGCTTTGAGAAAAAATGACAAAGTTTATCTATCAATTAGATAATGTCAACAACCTCTATCTTCATATTTCTAAAATTCACAACATCACCAACCGATTTCCCTATTAACAATTTACCGATGGGTGTATTCGCCGAAATCGCATAAAATGTTTGGTCTTCAACAGTCAGTTCTCCGGCGCTAATGGCAATAAAATAGTTGAACTGCGTAGTAAATACAACACTGCCCAAACCAATACTTTTCACTGAATTTTCAATGTTTATTTTAGATAAGTTTTGTTTGGTCTTTTCTATTTCTGCAAGTTGACTTCCTGCTTTT
This genomic stretch from Flavobacteriaceae bacterium GSB9 harbors:
- a CDS encoding GreA/GreB family elongation factor, with protein sequence MSIKEQLYRQCLAYTEMRFETINNTISEIQESMLSETKSSAGDKHETGRAMLQLEREKAGSQLAEIEKTKQNLSKINIENSVKSIGLGSVVFTTQFNYFIAISAGELTVEDQTFYAISANTPIGKLLIGKSVGDVVNFRNMKIEVVDII
- a CDS encoding ABC transporter ATP-binding protein codes for the protein MLNVKNLTFSYKNTPVLKGVSFKAQAGENLAIIGESGVGKSTLLKVLYGEYDLDEGHIFWKDIEILGPKFNLVVGYDFIKYVAQEFDLMPVTSVEENIAKHLSRFFPEESQKRVNELIKVVELEAFAKTKVKRLSGGQKQRVALARALAKQPEILLLDEPFSHIDNFKKQSLRRSVFKYLKENNITCIVATHDKNDVLGFADNIMVLNNQNIEAYNTPENLYQNPKTPLIASFFGEFNVIDGQIVYAHQLKIVQHSKLMAIVICSYFKGSSFLIEADLDGETVFFEHELALRKNDKVYLSIR